The genomic stretch CAGTTAGTTTTAAAGGTGAAAATATTCTAACTTACGACAAAAACAAGATGCGGGAGACGAGAAGAGAGATACAGGTGATTTTCCAAGATCCGTTTGCTTCGTTAAACCCCAGAATGACCGTGGGTGATATCATCGGCGAGCCACTTTTGGTTCACGAAGTAGCAAATGGTTTCGAGTGCAAGAAAAGGGTTAAAGAATTATTAGAAATGGTGGGTCTTGAGTCTGAATACACACAGCATTATCCTCACCAGTTTAGTGGAGGTCAACGTCAAAGGATTGGTGTTGCCAGGGCTCTTGCTCTTAATCCTAAGCTTATAATCTGTGATGAGCCGGTTTCTGCTTTAGACGTATCAGTTCAATCTCAGATAATAAATCTTTTAGCCGAGCTTCAAAAAAAACTTGGCCTAACTTATCTTTTTATA from Candidatus Oleimmundimicrobium sp. encodes the following:
- a CDS encoding ATP-binding cassette domain-containing protein — encoded protein: MDALLKVKDLVKYFPIKRGVMFQKEVGKIHAVDGISFHINKGETFGLVGESGCGKTTTARLILRLIEPTSGTVSFKGENILTYDKNKMRETRREIQVIFQDPFASLNPRMTVGDIIGEPLLVHEVANGFECKKRVKELLEMVGLESEYTQHYPHQFSGGQRQRIGVARALALNPKLIICDEPVSALDVSVQSQIINLLAELQKKLGLTYLFI